In Microbacterium lushaniae, the following are encoded in one genomic region:
- a CDS encoding OsmC family protein has protein sequence MTGEHTYRVAATWTGDRGTGTSGYRDYDRSVTVEVAGKPALPVSADRPFRGDGAKWNPEDLLVAALAECHLLSYLYACVQAGVVVTAYEDQAVGTVVVEGNGGAFREVVLHPRVVVADASMVDAAVAAHADAHEWCFIANSVNFPVRIDPVVLVA, from the coding sequence ATGACGGGTGAGCACACGTACCGGGTGGCTGCGACGTGGACGGGCGACCGCGGCACCGGCACGAGCGGGTACCGCGACTACGACCGGTCGGTGACGGTGGAGGTGGCGGGGAAGCCGGCTCTGCCGGTGTCGGCCGACCGGCCCTTCCGCGGCGATGGCGCCAAGTGGAACCCGGAGGACCTGCTGGTGGCCGCACTCGCGGAGTGCCACCTGCTGTCGTACCTGTACGCGTGCGTGCAGGCGGGGGTCGTGGTGACGGCCTACGAAGACCAGGCCGTGGGCACTGTGGTGGTGGAGGGCAACGGCGGCGCGTTCCGCGAGGTGGTGCTGCATCCGCGGGTCGTGGTGGCCGACGCTTCGATGGTGGATGCCGCCGTCGCCGCCCACGCGGACGCCCACGAGTGGTGCTTCATCGCCAACTCCGTGAACTTCCCCGTCCGCATCGATCCGGTCGTGCTCGTCGCCTGA
- the glpK gene encoding glycerol kinase GlpK, with protein MADYVLAIDQGTTSTRAMIFDRKGGVVSVGQKEHEQIFPKAGWVEHDPSEIWHNTQEVIGLALSRADVTRHDIAAVGITNQRETAVVWDKNTGEPVYNAIVWQDTRTQPLVDRLAEDGGVERFKEIVGLPLATYFSGTKIMWILENVEGARERAEAGDLLFGTTDSWVLWNITGGPEGGVHATDVTNASRTLFMDLETLQWRDDILEVFGVPRSMLPEIRSSSEVYGHAESSSLLRETPVAGILGDQQAATFGQAAYDPGESKNTYGTGNFLIFNTGEEIVRSKNGLLTTLGYKLGDGPAHYALEGSIAVTGSLIQWLRDQLGIISSAPEVEQLAEAVEDNGGVYFVPAFSGLFAPYWRPDARGAIVGMTRYVNKNHIARAALEATAFQTREVLDAVNADSGVQLEELKVDGGMTANDALMQFQADILGVSVIRPVVAETTALGAAYAAGLAVGFWDNLDDLRANWQEGKRWEPDMDPEERERQLRLWKKAVTKSMDWVDDDVR; from the coding sequence ATGGCTGACTACGTCCTCGCCATCGATCAAGGCACCACCTCCACCCGCGCGATGATCTTCGACCGGAAGGGAGGCGTCGTCTCGGTCGGGCAGAAGGAGCACGAGCAGATCTTCCCGAAGGCCGGATGGGTCGAGCACGACCCATCCGAGATCTGGCACAACACGCAGGAAGTGATCGGCCTCGCCCTCAGCCGGGCCGACGTCACCCGCCACGACATCGCCGCCGTCGGCATCACCAACCAGCGCGAGACCGCAGTGGTGTGGGACAAGAACACCGGAGAGCCGGTGTACAACGCGATCGTGTGGCAGGACACCCGCACGCAGCCGCTCGTGGACCGCCTCGCGGAGGACGGCGGCGTGGAGCGGTTCAAGGAGATCGTCGGGCTGCCGCTGGCGACGTACTTCTCCGGCACGAAGATCATGTGGATCCTGGAGAACGTCGAGGGGGCCCGCGAACGCGCCGAGGCCGGCGACCTGCTGTTCGGCACGACCGACTCCTGGGTGCTGTGGAACATCACCGGCGGACCCGAGGGCGGGGTGCACGCGACCGACGTGACCAACGCCAGCCGCACGCTGTTCATGGACCTGGAGACCCTGCAGTGGCGCGACGACATCCTCGAGGTCTTCGGGGTGCCGCGCTCGATGCTGCCGGAGATCCGCTCGTCCTCCGAGGTGTACGGCCACGCAGAGTCGTCTTCGCTGCTGCGTGAGACGCCGGTTGCCGGCATCCTCGGCGATCAGCAGGCCGCCACCTTCGGGCAGGCCGCCTACGACCCGGGCGAGAGCAAGAACACCTACGGCACGGGCAACTTCCTCATCTTCAACACCGGCGAGGAGATCGTCCGCTCCAAGAACGGCCTGCTCACCACGCTGGGCTACAAGCTCGGCGACGGTCCGGCGCACTACGCGCTGGAGGGGTCGATCGCCGTGACGGGATCGCTCATCCAGTGGCTGCGCGATCAGCTGGGCATCATCTCCTCCGCCCCCGAGGTCGAGCAGCTGGCCGAAGCGGTCGAGGACAACGGCGGCGTCTACTTCGTCCCGGCGTTCTCGGGCCTGTTCGCCCCGTACTGGCGCCCCGACGCACGCGGGGCGATCGTGGGCATGACGCGCTACGTCAACAAGAACCACATCGCCCGCGCCGCGCTGGAGGCGACCGCCTTCCAGACGCGCGAGGTGCTGGACGCCGTCAACGCCGACTCGGGCGTGCAGCTGGAGGAGCTCAAGGTCGACGGTGGCATGACCGCCAACGACGCGCTCATGCAGTTCCAGGCCGACATCCTGGGCGTCTCGGTCATCCGCCCGGTGGTCGCCGAGACCACGGCCCTCGGTGCCGCGTACGCGGCGGGGCTCGCCGTCGGCTTCTGGGACAACCTCGACGACCTGCGTGCGAACTGGCAGGAGGGCAAGCGCTGGGAGCCCGACATGGACCCCGAGGAGCGCGAGCGCCAGCTGCGCCTGTGGAAGAAGGCCGTGACCAAGTCGATGGACTGGGTCGACGACGACGTGCGCTGA
- a CDS encoding MIP/aquaporin family protein yields MQEVNLGLYFLSEFVGTAMLVLLGCGVVANVVLARTKGNGGGWLLINWGWGLAVFAGVLVSAYSGAMINPAVSLALLIAGNIEFVWFLIAILAQLVGAFVGAVLAWVAYKQHFDEEPDPALKLAVFSTGPAMRSYGWNLATEVIGTFVLMFVIFAFADYGDIDVGVPGGLGPLAAVPVALLVVGIGASLGGPTGYAINPARDLGPRIAHAVLPIKGKGSSDWAYSWVPVVGPLLGGAIAALLAPVLLSLA; encoded by the coding sequence ATGCAAGAAGTGAATCTGGGTCTGTATTTCCTGTCCGAGTTCGTCGGAACCGCCATGCTCGTCCTCCTGGGCTGCGGCGTGGTCGCCAACGTCGTCCTGGCCCGCACGAAGGGCAACGGCGGCGGCTGGCTGCTGATCAACTGGGGGTGGGGCCTCGCCGTGTTCGCCGGCGTCCTGGTCTCGGCGTACTCCGGCGCGATGATCAACCCTGCCGTCTCGCTCGCCCTGCTCATCGCCGGGAACATCGAGTTCGTCTGGTTCCTCATCGCCATCCTCGCGCAGCTGGTCGGCGCCTTCGTGGGCGCGGTGCTCGCGTGGGTCGCGTACAAGCAGCACTTCGACGAGGAGCCCGATCCCGCCCTCAAGCTCGCGGTCTTCTCGACCGGGCCGGCCATGCGCTCGTACGGATGGAACCTCGCCACGGAGGTCATCGGCACCTTCGTGCTGATGTTCGTCATCTTCGCCTTCGCCGATTACGGTGACATCGACGTCGGCGTTCCCGGCGGACTCGGTCCGCTCGCCGCGGTACCGGTCGCTCTGCTCGTGGTCGGCATCGGCGCATCGCTGGGTGGCCCCACCGGCTACGCCATCAACCCCGCCCGCGACCTCGGTCCGCGCATCGCCCACGCCGTCCTGCCCATCAAGGGCAAGGGCTCCAGCGACTGGGCGTACTCGTGGGTGCCCGTGGTCGGCCCCCTTCTGGGCGGCGCCATCGCCGCACTCCTCGCGCCCGTGCTCCTGAGCCTGGCCTGA
- a CDS encoding glycerol-3-phosphate dehydrogenase/oxidase: MTTPTPSSSPVRPDVQALRARGDVDILVVGGGINGIATFRDLALQGVDIALVDRGDFVSGASSASSHMVHGGIRYLENGEFRLVKEAVTERNALLRTAPHYVRPLQTTIPIFKTLSGVLSAPFRLLVTHGRGKPRERGALLIKTGLMIYDTFSRGGGAVPRHRFRGRKASLAEFPDMNPGVKYTATYYDASMWDPERLALDVLHDGLEAGGPRATAVNYVGAVGMRDGAVQLRDELSGEEFSIRAKVVVNASGPWTDLTNDALGMPTRFMGGTKGSHIVLDHPELLAATKGREIFFEHSDGRIVLIYPLKGRVLVGTTDIDADPAEPAVCTDDEIEYFFDLIAQVFPDIAVDRSQIVYTFSGIRPLPRHDDTAPGFVSRDYRIVDDTHQGTPILSLVGGKWTTFRALAEHLSTRTMQTLGRPHRLSTAGVAIGGGKGFPRTDADRRRWIQANASGHPAEVVERMLGRYGTRATEVLAALPPEATPLPHADGYYAEELAHLAATEQVVHLLDVVLRRTSLAFTGAVSHQTLREVTDAIAGVLGWDTQRCEHEVARTVEILRGAHRVEFEEVDSASR; this comes from the coding sequence GTGACTACGCCGACGCCGTCCTCCTCCCCCGTCCGCCCTGACGTTCAGGCGCTCCGCGCGCGCGGGGATGTCGACATCCTCGTCGTGGGCGGTGGCATCAACGGCATCGCGACCTTCCGCGACCTCGCGCTGCAGGGCGTGGACATCGCCCTCGTCGACCGCGGCGACTTCGTCTCCGGCGCCTCCTCCGCGTCGAGCCACATGGTGCACGGCGGCATCCGCTACCTGGAGAACGGCGAGTTCCGCCTCGTGAAGGAGGCGGTCACCGAGCGCAACGCGCTGCTGCGCACCGCTCCCCACTACGTGCGGCCGCTGCAGACGACGATCCCGATCTTCAAGACGCTCTCGGGCGTCCTCTCCGCCCCGTTCCGGCTGCTGGTGACCCACGGTCGCGGCAAGCCGCGAGAGCGGGGCGCACTGCTCATCAAGACCGGACTGATGATCTACGACACCTTCTCGCGCGGCGGCGGCGCCGTGCCACGGCACCGCTTCCGCGGTCGCAAGGCGTCGCTGGCGGAGTTCCCCGACATGAACCCCGGCGTGAAGTACACCGCCACGTACTACGACGCGTCGATGTGGGATCCGGAGCGCCTCGCACTGGACGTGCTGCACGACGGCCTGGAAGCGGGCGGACCGCGCGCCACCGCGGTGAACTACGTCGGCGCGGTGGGCATGCGCGACGGCGCGGTGCAGCTGCGCGACGAGCTCAGCGGCGAGGAGTTCTCGATCCGGGCCAAGGTCGTCGTCAACGCCAGCGGCCCGTGGACCGACCTCACGAACGACGCGCTGGGCATGCCCACGCGCTTCATGGGGGGCACGAAGGGGTCGCACATCGTGCTGGATCACCCCGAGCTCCTGGCGGCGACGAAGGGCCGCGAGATCTTCTTCGAGCACTCCGACGGCCGCATCGTGCTGATCTACCCGCTCAAGGGACGCGTTCTGGTGGGCACGACCGACATCGACGCCGACCCGGCCGAGCCGGCGGTGTGCACCGACGACGAGATCGAGTACTTCTTCGACCTCATCGCGCAGGTGTTCCCCGACATCGCGGTGGACCGCTCGCAGATCGTCTACACGTTCTCGGGCATCCGCCCGCTCCCCCGCCACGACGACACCGCGCCCGGCTTCGTCTCGCGCGACTACCGCATCGTCGACGACACCCACCAGGGCACCCCCATCCTGAGCCTGGTGGGCGGCAAGTGGACCACCTTCCGCGCGCTGGCGGAGCACCTGAGCACCCGCACGATGCAGACGCTGGGTCGCCCGCACCGCCTCAGCACCGCCGGCGTCGCCATCGGCGGGGGCAAGGGCTTCCCGCGCACCGACGCCGACCGCCGCCGCTGGATCCAGGCCAACGCATCCGGTCACCCCGCGGAGGTGGTCGAGCGGATGCTGGGCCGCTACGGCACGCGCGCCACCGAAGTGCTGGCGGCTCTCCCCCCGGAGGCGACACCCCTCCCGCACGCCGACGGGTACTACGCCGAGGAGCTGGCGCACCTGGCGGCGACGGAACAGGTGGTTCATCTGCTCGACGTCGTGCTGCGGCGCACGTCGCTGGCCTTCACGGGTGCCGTGAGCCACCAGACGCTGCGCGAAGTCACCGACGCCATCGCCGGCGTGCTGGGCTGGGACACCCAGCGGTGCGAGCACGAGGTCGCCCGCACGGTGGAGATCCTCCGCGGCGCGCACCGCGTGGAGTTCGAGGAGGTCGACAGCGCCTCCCGGTGA
- a CDS encoding lysophospholipid acyltransferase family protein, protein MKRVAATYAFGRGVVAPLARLIYRPRIVGRSLVPRTGPLIFASNHLSFIDSVVIPIAAPRPVHFLAKSSYFESWASRQFFTAIGAIAVERGAGQAALDALDQQRHLLEEGRAVALYPEGTRSLDGRLYKGRTGVAFLALQTGAPVVPVGLIGTDVVMPVGARFPTLRERVTVKFGEPIDLTAHGPATSGRARRAATDEIMAAIHALSGQELAGVYNEVPAANPLERIRQVLPHERR, encoded by the coding sequence ATGAAACGGGTCGCCGCGACCTACGCGTTCGGTCGGGGTGTCGTGGCACCTCTGGCCCGCCTCATCTACCGGCCGCGCATCGTCGGCCGCTCGCTGGTGCCGCGTACGGGCCCGTTGATCTTCGCGAGCAACCACCTGTCGTTCATCGACTCCGTCGTGATCCCCATCGCCGCCCCGCGCCCGGTGCACTTCCTGGCGAAGTCGAGCTATTTCGAGTCGTGGGCCTCGCGGCAGTTCTTCACCGCCATCGGCGCCATCGCCGTCGAGCGCGGCGCCGGGCAGGCGGCTCTGGACGCGCTGGACCAGCAGCGTCACCTCCTCGAGGAGGGTCGCGCGGTGGCGCTGTACCCCGAAGGCACCCGCTCGCTGGACGGCCGGCTGTACAAGGGCCGCACCGGCGTGGCGTTCCTCGCGCTGCAGACGGGCGCTCCGGTGGTGCCGGTGGGCCTGATCGGCACGGATGTCGTGATGCCCGTCGGCGCGCGTTTCCCCACCCTCCGCGAGCGGGTCACGGTGAAATTCGGCGAGCCCATCGACCTCACCGCCCACGGACCGGCCACCTCGGGCCGTGCGCGCCGCGCGGCCACCGACGAGATCATGGCCGCGATCCACGCGCTCTCCGGGCAGGAACTCGCCGGCGTGTACAACGAGGTCCCGGCGGCCAATCCGCTCGAGCGGATCCGCCAGGTCCTCCCCCACGAGCGCCGCTGA
- a CDS encoding FKBP-type peptidyl-prolyl cis-trans isomerase: MRIRSLTTVSLLAAAAVVLAGCSGGSAPEESPTGTPGDLCAAAAPSGAVSDSVTVEGEIGAPATATFSAPLEVVELERTVVTEGSGDAAAAGDYVAYALTAFDATSGQELAAAGYDAPLQPQQISPDNPLGQVLGCATPGSRVVAALPGDGGQNGAQVYVFDVLEVTPESQWCVAEEFSGNAPTVTFDETGAPAIGIPATEPPAEVQVQVLTEGDGETVQAGDAVEAHYTGVKWSDGSTFDSSWERGEPETFTTDGVVTGFQRALEEYTVGSVVLVAMPARCGYGEKASSQHQLAGEDLVFVVEILATEHAGQ, translated from the coding sequence GTGCGCATCCGATCGCTCACCACCGTCTCACTTCTCGCCGCTGCCGCCGTCGTCCTCGCCGGCTGCTCGGGCGGATCCGCGCCGGAGGAGAGCCCCACCGGTACGCCCGGAGACCTGTGTGCCGCAGCGGCCCCCTCCGGGGCGGTCTCCGACTCCGTGACGGTGGAGGGCGAGATCGGTGCGCCCGCCACGGCGACCTTCTCCGCCCCGCTCGAGGTCGTCGAGCTGGAACGGACGGTCGTGACGGAGGGCTCGGGCGACGCGGCTGCCGCGGGCGACTACGTCGCGTACGCACTGACCGCGTTCGATGCAACGAGCGGCCAGGAGCTTGCCGCAGCCGGCTACGACGCACCGTTGCAGCCTCAGCAGATCTCGCCGGACAATCCCCTCGGACAGGTGCTGGGGTGCGCGACGCCCGGATCGCGCGTCGTGGCGGCGCTGCCCGGCGACGGCGGCCAGAACGGCGCGCAGGTGTACGTGTTCGACGTGCTCGAGGTCACGCCGGAGTCGCAGTGGTGCGTGGCGGAGGAATTCTCCGGCAACGCACCCACGGTGACCTTCGATGAGACCGGCGCCCCCGCGATCGGCATCCCGGCGACCGAGCCCCCGGCCGAGGTCCAGGTGCAGGTGCTCACCGAAGGCGACGGCGAGACGGTGCAGGCCGGCGACGCGGTCGAGGCGCACTACACCGGCGTGAAGTGGTCCGACGGCTCGACGTTCGACTCGAGCTGGGAGCGCGGTGAGCCTGAGACGTTCACCACCGACGGGGTCGTGACCGGATTCCAGCGCGCGCTGGAAGAGTACACCGTCGGCTCCGTCGTCCTCGTGGCGATGCCCGCCAGATGCGGCTACGGCGAGAAGGCCTCGTCCCAGCACCAGCTCGCCGGAGAGGACCTCGTGTTCGTCGTCGAGATCCTCGCCACCGAGCACGCCGGCCAGTAG
- the dhaL gene encoding dihydroxyacetone kinase subunit DhaL, translated as MSVTPTDLTAWITRFDALVAEHEAELTALDSEIGDADHGSNMARGMRAVVAKLSAEPPATPAELGKTVGMTLVSTVGGASGPLYGTLFLRLGTSAGDRTELDAAELGAALRAGVEGVVARGKAEPGDKTMIDALLPAVDAWDAAVGEGGGVAEAATAALEAAEQGRDATIPLVARKGRASYLGERSAGHMDPGAASSTLLMAALRDALEAAT; from the coding sequence ATGTCCGTCACGCCCACCGATCTGACCGCCTGGATCACGCGCTTCGACGCACTCGTCGCCGAGCACGAGGCAGAACTCACCGCCCTCGATTCCGAGATCGGCGACGCCGACCACGGGTCGAACATGGCGCGCGGCATGCGAGCGGTCGTGGCGAAGCTGTCCGCCGAGCCGCCGGCGACCCCCGCCGAGCTCGGCAAGACGGTCGGCATGACGCTCGTCTCCACGGTGGGAGGGGCCAGCGGACCCCTGTACGGCACGCTCTTCCTGCGACTGGGCACCTCGGCGGGCGACCGCACCGAGCTGGATGCCGCGGAGCTGGGCGCGGCCCTGCGAGCGGGAGTGGAGGGCGTCGTGGCCCGGGGCAAGGCGGAGCCGGGAGACAAGACGATGATCGACGCGCTCCTGCCCGCCGTGGACGCGTGGGATGCCGCGGTCGGGGAGGGCGGGGGCGTCGCGGAGGCTGCGACGGCGGCGCTGGAGGCCGCCGAGCAGGGGCGCGACGCCACGATCCCCCTCGTGGCCCGGAAGGGCCGGGCCAGCTACCTCGGCGAGCGCAGCGCCGGCCACATGGACCCGGGAGCGGCGTCCTCGACGCTGCTGATGGCGGCCCTGCGCGACGCACTGGAGGCGGCGACGTGA
- the dxr gene encoding 1-deoxy-D-xylulose-5-phosphate reductoisomerase, producing MRRVLVLGSTGSIGTQALEVIQAHPERFEVVGLAVGRDRDGMRAQAELFHVEHTAVGAAEAEQLVRDVEADVVLNGITGSVGLGPTLAALEAGRTLALANKESLIVGGDLVTALARPGQIVPVDSEHSAIAQALRSGEPREVRRLVLTASGGPFRGRDRAGLADVTPAEALAHPTWDMGRVVTTNSATLVNKGLEVIEAHLLFDVPYDRIDVVVHPQSVVHSMVEFIDGSTIAQASPPDMRLPISLGLDWPHRVENVGRPLDWTTPTSWTFEPLDAEAFPAVALAKQVGRVGRTYPAVFNAANEQAVDAFHEGRLSFLGILDTVQRVVEAHEPPDTLSRESLADAEAWARAAADRAISAAS from the coding sequence ATGCGGCGCGTCCTCGTCCTCGGATCCACCGGCTCGATCGGCACTCAGGCCCTCGAGGTCATCCAGGCCCACCCCGAGCGGTTCGAGGTGGTCGGGCTCGCCGTCGGCCGCGACCGCGACGGCATGCGCGCGCAGGCAGAGCTCTTCCACGTCGAGCACACCGCCGTGGGCGCCGCGGAGGCCGAGCAGCTCGTCCGCGACGTCGAGGCCGATGTCGTGCTCAATGGCATCACCGGCTCGGTCGGCCTGGGCCCGACCCTGGCGGCGCTGGAAGCGGGCCGCACGCTGGCGCTGGCGAACAAGGAGTCGCTCATCGTCGGCGGCGACCTCGTCACCGCCCTCGCCCGGCCCGGCCAGATCGTGCCCGTGGACTCCGAGCACTCCGCCATCGCGCAGGCCCTGCGGTCGGGGGAGCCGAGGGAGGTGCGCCGGCTCGTGCTCACCGCATCCGGGGGGCCGTTCCGCGGGCGCGACCGCGCCGGCCTCGCCGATGTCACTCCGGCTGAGGCCCTCGCCCACCCCACATGGGACATGGGCCGGGTCGTCACGACCAATTCCGCGACCCTCGTGAACAAGGGCCTGGAGGTCATCGAGGCGCACCTGCTGTTCGACGTGCCCTACGACCGCATCGACGTCGTCGTGCACCCGCAGTCGGTCGTGCACTCGATGGTGGAGTTCATCGACGGGTCGACCATCGCGCAGGCCTCGCCGCCGGACATGCGTCTGCCCATCTCCCTCGGGCTGGACTGGCCGCACCGCGTCGAGAACGTCGGGCGCCCGCTGGATTGGACCACGCCCACGTCGTGGACGTTCGAGCCGCTGGATGCCGAAGCGTTCCCCGCGGTGGCGCTGGCCAAGCAGGTCGGGCGCGTCGGGCGCACGTACCCCGCCGTGTTCAACGCCGCCAACGAGCAGGCCGTCGACGCCTTCCACGAGGGACGGCTGTCGTTCCTCGGCATCCTCGACACCGTCCAGCGCGTGGTCGAGGCGCACGAGCCGCCCGACACGCTCAGCCGGGAGTCGCTCGCCGACGCGGAGGCGTGGGCGCGCGCCGCCGCCGACCGGGCGATCTCCGCCGCATCCTGA
- the dhaK gene encoding dihydroxyacetone kinase subunit DhaK, with product MKKLINAPADVLTDSLRGVQAAHPELRVDTEHRVIYRGEATRAGKVALVSGGGSGHEPMHGGFVGLGMLDAAAAGEVFTSPTPDQVLEATKGADSGAGVLHIVKNYTGDVLNFEMAAELAAAEGITVESVVVADDVAVQDSTWTAGRRGTGTTVVLEKIVGAAAEEGADLAAVVALAQRVSASGRSMGVALTSCTVPAAGKPTFDLPDDQMEVGVGIHGEPGRERVPLASAHEIARMLVDPILADFDAAGPAIVLLSGLGGSPLIELYLMYGEVAALLAEAGVDVRRCLVGDYITSLDMAGCSLTVVKADDELIRLWDAPVVTPGLRWGA from the coding sequence ATGAAGAAACTCATCAATGCACCCGCCGATGTTCTCACCGACTCCCTGCGAGGCGTCCAGGCCGCGCACCCCGAACTGCGCGTGGACACCGAGCACCGCGTGATCTACCGCGGGGAAGCCACGCGCGCCGGAAAGGTGGCGCTGGTCTCGGGCGGCGGTTCGGGGCACGAACCCATGCACGGCGGTTTCGTGGGCCTCGGGATGCTGGATGCCGCGGCAGCGGGCGAGGTTTTCACTTCCCCCACGCCCGACCAGGTGCTCGAAGCCACTAAGGGCGCCGACTCCGGCGCCGGCGTGCTGCACATCGTCAAGAACTACACCGGCGATGTGCTGAACTTCGAGATGGCAGCCGAACTCGCCGCAGCGGAGGGGATCACGGTCGAATCCGTCGTGGTCGCCGACGACGTCGCGGTGCAGGACTCGACGTGGACGGCGGGGCGGCGCGGTACCGGCACCACCGTCGTCCTGGAGAAGATCGTCGGCGCTGCCGCCGAGGAGGGCGCCGACCTGGCTGCGGTGGTGGCGCTGGCGCAGCGGGTCAGCGCGAGCGGGCGGTCGATGGGCGTTGCACTGACCAGTTGCACGGTCCCCGCCGCCGGGAAGCCGACCTTCGACCTCCCCGATGACCAGATGGAGGTGGGCGTGGGCATCCACGGCGAACCCGGACGCGAGCGCGTGCCGCTGGCCTCGGCGCACGAGATCGCACGCATGCTGGTGGACCCGATCCTCGCCGACTTCGACGCGGCGGGGCCGGCGATCGTGCTGCTGTCGGGCCTGGGCGGCTCTCCCCTGATCGAGCTGTACCTGATGTACGGCGAGGTCGCCGCGCTCCTGGCCGAGGCCGGCGTGGACGTGCGCCGCTGCCTCGTGGGCGACTACATCACGAGCCTGGACATGGCGGGGTGCTCCCTCACGGTCGTGAAAGCCGATGACGAGCTGATCCGCCTGTGGGATGCACCCGTGGTGACACCGGGGCTGCGGTGGGGGGCGTGA
- a CDS encoding sugar-binding transcriptional regulator, with amino-acid sequence MPSAATRPQDALRAAQLYYLQDLTMEAIASEMHVSRSSVSRLLSYARDSGLVTISIHSPHDARNQLESRVADRFGITAHVVPTPDRISEAERLERTALSAARILTGRVDSAMTVGIAWGSTLSAIARHLPTKRTHDSRVVQMNGAANVRTSGIPYAGEILTRFGSAWSASVHQFPVPALFDDPLTKQAMWRERSVRAVLEIQERVSVFVFGLGSPHADVPSHVYAGDYFDDADRRSIERSGVVGDCATVFYRLDGTSDGIELNERSSGPDLSAVRRIPRRFCVVSSLSKLDSLRGALAAGLITELVVEESLARRLLEVGTAR; translated from the coding sequence ATGCCATCAGCGGCCACGCGCCCGCAGGACGCCCTGCGAGCGGCACAGCTGTACTACCTGCAGGACCTCACGATGGAGGCCATCGCGAGCGAGATGCACGTGTCGCGCTCCTCCGTGTCACGCCTGCTCTCCTACGCCCGCGACAGCGGATTGGTGACGATCTCGATCCACTCGCCGCACGATGCCCGCAACCAGCTGGAGAGCCGCGTGGCCGACCGGTTCGGGATCACCGCGCACGTGGTGCCCACCCCCGACCGCATCAGCGAGGCGGAACGACTCGAGCGCACCGCGCTGTCGGCCGCGCGCATCCTCACGGGCCGCGTGGATTCGGCCATGACGGTCGGGATCGCGTGGGGGTCGACCCTCTCCGCCATCGCCCGGCATCTGCCCACCAAGCGCACGCACGACTCCCGCGTCGTGCAGATGAACGGGGCCGCGAACGTGCGCACGTCGGGCATCCCCTACGCCGGTGAGATCCTGACCCGGTTCGGATCGGCATGGTCGGCGTCGGTGCACCAATTCCCGGTGCCGGCACTGTTCGATGATCCGCTGACGAAGCAGGCGATGTGGCGGGAGCGATCCGTTCGCGCCGTGCTGGAGATCCAGGAGCGCGTGAGCGTGTTCGTCTTCGGACTGGGCTCCCCGCACGCCGATGTGCCGTCGCACGTGTACGCCGGGGACTATTTCGACGACGCCGACCGCCGCTCGATCGAGCGCTCCGGCGTCGTCGGCGACTGCGCGACGGTCTTCTACCGCCTGGACGGAACGTCGGACGGGATCGAGCTCAACGAGCGCTCCAGCGGGCCCGACCTGTCGGCGGTCCGCCGCATCCCCCGACGGTTCTGCGTCGTGTCGAGCCTGTCCAAGCTCGACAGCCTGCGCGGCGCGCTCGCCGCCGGACTGATCACCGAACTCGTCGTGGAGGAGTCCCTCGCCCGGCGGCTGCTGGAAGTCGGCACGGCGCGCTGA
- the dhaM gene encoding dihydroxyacetone kinase phosphoryl donor subunit DhaM yields MIGIVVVSHSAPLAAAAVDLALQMGGDSPPPIEVAAGTADAGFGTDAAEIAAAIDRVASEDGVLVLMDLGSAILSAEMAREFVQTDARIVLSPAPFVEGLVAAVVAAAAGSTLDVVAAQVRGALEAKRAQLGEDDGGANGAGSAASEASPAPSASAEESFEAVIRNPSGLHARPAAAFVRAVGRFDARVQVADLDAGSAPAAGDSLLALMSLGVRPGTRIRVSATGPQAREAVDELRRMVADGFGEL; encoded by the coding sequence GTGATCGGCATCGTCGTGGTCTCCCACAGCGCACCGCTGGCTGCGGCAGCGGTGGACCTGGCCCTGCAGATGGGGGGCGACTCCCCTCCGCCGATCGAGGTGGCCGCCGGCACCGCCGATGCCGGCTTCGGCACCGACGCGGCCGAGATCGCCGCCGCCATCGACCGGGTCGCCTCCGAGGACGGCGTGCTCGTGCTGATGGACCTCGGCTCCGCCATCCTCAGCGCCGAGATGGCGCGGGAGTTCGTCCAGACCGACGCGCGCATCGTGCTCAGTCCCGCGCCGTTCGTGGAGGGGCTCGTCGCCGCCGTCGTGGCCGCCGCGGCGGGATCGACCCTGGATGTCGTGGCCGCGCAGGTGCGCGGCGCTCTGGAGGCCAAGCGCGCGCAGCTGGGCGAGGACGACGGCGGCGCGAACGGCGCCGGGTCCGCCGCATCCGAGGCCTCCCCCGCACCGTCCGCGAGCGCCGAGGAGTCGTTCGAGGCGGTCATCCGCAACCCGTCCGGGCTCCACGCACGCCCGGCCGCGGCATTCGTCCGCGCGGTCGGCCGCTTCGACGCCCGCGTGCAGGTGGCCGATCTGGACGCCGGCTCCGCACCGGCGGCGGGCGACAGCCTCCTCGCCCTCATGTCGCTGGGCGTGCGACCGGGCACACGCATCCGCGTGAGCGCCACCGGACCGCAGGCACGGGAGGCTGTGGACGAGCTGCGGAGAATGGTGGCGGACGGTTTCGGCGAGCTGTGA